The genomic region cccacacccacacgtTTCCTAAAGAACTGTGAGGAGGTTGGGCTTTTCAATGAGCTGGCGACCTCCTTTGAACATGAGTTTTCCAAAGCACACGAGGACGACCAGAGGAATAGAAGGGTGAATGACGAGAACACTGTTGTTTTCCGTATAACATAAAAATAGTGAgactattttattattttacattaaCTGAAAGGGTATATTCATCTCCTGCTCTATTCAGGCTGCACCTTTACAAACGCCATCTGAGGTAAAAGTTGAAGATGATGTTCCTTTACAAGTGGATTCCTCCTCTCCTGGAAGTCCCGATTCCTCCTCCAGCATGTCAGACAACAGCAGAGACTCGAGCATGAGAGGAGGAAAGGTACAGTCCCAAAGTGTTATTGCATGCTGATAGCACGCTGGTTCATGGATTTGCTCTTGTTCATGAGttgccattttaaaatcaataatTAGTTCTCGACTCTATTCATGCATTCATGGTATTATTATATTTCTCCCCAGGAGATTCTAACGAAGCTGGTTGCCAGCTCTACCCCCACTCCAACCATTGTGCGCCCAGGTTCTCTTCCACTTCACCTTAGCAATGACGCGCTGAACCCCACTATGCCATCTCCAACGTCTGTCATCACTCAAACACCGCCCTCCAACAGACAGCTCGGGTAATCTGCAGTGTTCACATTTCTTGAGGCCTACGACTGTATTTGCTCAACATCCTAACATTGAGGTTGTTCCAGGGGAAATGTACACTGTCTTGGAGTGCTGTTTGATATTAGCATGTGGGAACATTGATATAGTCTACTTTTATCAAGAGGTTTGGTCAGAAAATGTATTTGTCAACACACAGTGCAATAAGTGGCCAAGTGTGCTTAATTTTTTATCTTTCCCACTTCTGTGTTTGTCTGTTTGAGGTACAGTTTATATATTTCTCCATCATTCTCTGCTAACTAATCTACAAGCgcagtggaaacaggtgtgggTGGAGGCTAACTCTCCTCTTTAGCTCCATATTGCTGCAATTCTCCAGAGACTGGCTAAGTTACTCCTACTTTTGAGAGATCAAATAAAATCCCTCTCAAAAGGATACCTCACCCACAATATGATGTTGTTCCAACTGCTTTTTCTTTGGGTACAGTTAGCACTAAGAGACAGAGATTGtggaaaaaataaaatactttgtaaACCTGGTTCTCAATCTGTATTTTGTCAAAGGGCACAGAACGGAGAATTTGATAATGTACTGTTCTTGTCAACAGATCCCCAACAAGTGCTTTTCCACTGGTGAGGCACCTCTCCAATGGGCAAACAATCCCTCTACTGCCCAGTCCCTCTCAGATGACCTCCGTTATATCTGTAAGCTTTTTACAAAACTTGGCACAAATGTATAAAAAAGGATTCTCTTAAAATGTACAATTTTGTGtctgtttctctctttctctctcgtcTATGCGTGGTCATTTGTAGCTTGCGAGGCCATTGAACTCTGTGCCTTACATCCCTGGGATTCCAGGGCCTCCAGTTGGCGGAGCCAGCAGCGGCTCATCCTCCCCGTCTGGGTATAGCCTGCACTCCGAGGCCAAGATGGTGAGATGGTCACTCATGTTGGCATAAGTTTGTAGGCGGCAGGCCCTGAAAACCTGTTGTATTATGTGACAATTGCCTCTCTATATTGCGTCTTTTAGTGAGCTTAAAGTTAAATGTTCTTCATGGAGTGTTATTTGTGTGTCTTTATAGAGGCTGAAGGCAGCTCTCACTCACCAGGGCCCAGGAGCACAAGATGGAGCTGGTGGGGGGGCAGGATCTAACCCTGCTGTCCCCCAGCGACAGGAACAGAGCCAGCAACCATCTCAAAACTCTGACGCACCATCACCTGCCCAACCCCAGGTAATAAATGAGAACCTTTTTATTGAGAAGACTATCTAATAATATCATAATAAGCCATCTCTTTGCCTAAACAAGGAGTATATATTATAatagtatttttatttattgagcCAGTGTTGTAGATAGACAGTTGAGATGGACAATTGATGGTTTTGATTATTTAGTTGAATTTATATTTATTAAAGGTTATTTGCCCAACAAGGTGAAGTGAGATTTTTGGATTTACTTAGGTTTTTTATTTGTCTTTGCTCACCGCACCTCCCTCCCCATTTTCCAGGTGTCCCCTGCTCAGCCAACAGGAGGCCGGCGGCGGCGAGCTTCAGAGATGGACCCCGATGAGAGGAGGGAGCGCTTCCTGGAGAGAAATCGGGCGGCCGCCTCCCGTTGCAGGCAAAAACGAAAAGTGTGGGTTAACTCTTTGGAGAAAAAGGCAGATGATCTGGTCAACATGAATGTGTCTCTTTCGGTAAGTCGTCCACTTCCTAGTCCAGGGTTGTATCCAGAATTTAAACAGGGTTCATATTCAGCTTGGAAAA from Pseudochaenichthys georgianus chromosome 5, fPseGeo1.2, whole genome shotgun sequence harbors:
- the atf7b gene encoding cyclic AMP-dependent transcription factor ATF-7b isoform X2, with amino-acid sequence MGDDRPFVCTAPGCGQRFTNEDHLSVHKHKHEMTLKFGPARTDTVIIADQTPTPTRFLKNCEEVGLFNELATSFEHEFSKAHEDDQRNRRAAPLQTPSEVKVEDDVPLQVDSSSPGSPDSSSSMSDNSRDSSMRGGKEILTKLVASSTPTPTIVRPGSLPLHLSNDALNPTMPSPTSVITQTPPSNRQLGSPTSAFPLVRHLSNGQTIPLLPSPSQMTSVISLARPLNSVPYIPGIPGPPVGGASSGSSSPSGYSLHSEAKMRLKAALTHQGPGAQDGAGGGAGSNPAVPQRQEQSQQPSQNSDAPSPAQPQVSPAQPTGGRRRRASEMDPDERRERFLERNRAAASRCRQKRKVWVNSLEKKADDLVNMNVSLSNEVGLLRNEVAQLKQLLLAHKDCPVTVMQKKAAFLAAGGEETSRDTSSEPIGSPAAVIQHGPSPTASASSPVATINGLSVRAAEAVAMSVLAGMGSGQPGGVVMATQSQSAQR
- the atf7b gene encoding cyclic AMP-dependent transcription factor ATF-7b isoform X1: MGDDRPFVCTAPGCGQRFTNEDHLSVHKHKHEMTLKFGPARTDTVIIADPFFADQTPTPTRFLKNCEEVGLFNELATSFEHEFSKAHEDDQRNRRAAPLQTPSEVKVEDDVPLQVDSSSPGSPDSSSSMSDNSRDSSMRGGKEILTKLVASSTPTPTIVRPGSLPLHLSNDALNPTMPSPTSVITQTPPSNRQLGSPTSAFPLVRHLSNGQTIPLLPSPSQMTSVISLARPLNSVPYIPGIPGPPVGGASSGSSSPSGYSLHSEAKMRLKAALTHQGPGAQDGAGGGAGSNPAVPQRQEQSQQPSQNSDAPSPAQPQVSPAQPTGGRRRRASEMDPDERRERFLERNRAAASRCRQKRKVWVNSLEKKADDLVNMNVSLSNEVGLLRNEVAQLKQLLLAHKDCPVTVMQKKAAFLAAGGEETSRDTSSEPIGSPAAVIQHGPSPTASASSPVATINGLSVRAAEAVAMSVLAGMGSGQPGGVVMATQSQSAQR
- the atf7b gene encoding cyclic AMP-dependent transcription factor ATF-7b isoform X3; translated protein: MGDDRPFVCTAPGCGQRFTNEDHLSVHKHKHEMTLKFGPARTDTVIIADPFFADQTPTPTRFLKNCEEVGLFNELATSFEHEFSKAHEDDQRNRRAAPLQTPSEVKVEDDVPLQVDSSSPGSPDSSSSMSDNSRDSSMRGGKEILTKLVASSTPTPTIVRPGSLPLHLSNDALNPTMPSPTSVITQTPPSNRQLGSPTSAFPLVRHLSNGQTIPLLPSPSQMTSVISLARPLNSVPYIPGIPGPPVGGASSGSSSPSGYSLHSEAKMRLKAALTHQGPGAQDGAGGGAGSNPAVPQRQEQSQQPSQNSDAPSPAQPQVSPAQPTGGRRRRASEMDPDERRERFLERNRAAASRCRQKRKVWVNSLEKKADDLVNMNVSLSNEVGLLRNEVAQLKQLLLAHKDCPVTVMQKKAAFLG